The following are encoded together in the Eriocheir sinensis breed Jianghai 21 chromosome 28, ASM2467909v1, whole genome shotgun sequence genome:
- the LOC127004481 gene encoding transport and Golgi organization 2 homolog yields MCILFLYINPKPKEGEYKIILVNNRDELYNRPTKPAHFWGDGEILGGMDEQDTCKGGTWLAVTRQGKISTLLNVFQATTEFTTGRASRGFLVVDYLKSHKKGQEYLEEVKNSGKVYNAFNLLTLDPEGGSYHVNFYNNNEKTIHEIPPGVHGFGNCPLIKPFKKVQKGEVLLQNLINDYGQKECEEKLIDELFEMMQDKKPYFPDPQLSEQGKGHPEQFIKSLSSIWVCFPAGSYGSRTTTIILVDQENQLVYRERTMQDPINPSSPQWKSSNFAFTITPSNS; encoded by the coding sequence ATGTGTATCCTTTTTTTGTACATTAACCCAAAACCCAAAGAGGGAGAATATAAGATAATCCTTGTCAACAATCGTGATGAATTATATAACAGACCTACTAAACCTGCTCACTTTTGGGGTGATGGTGAAATTCTTGGAGGAATGGATGAACAAGACACATGTAAGGGTGGCACATGGTTGGCTGTGACAAGGCAGGGCAAAATCTCCACTTTACTCAATGTTTTTCAAGCGACCACAGAGTTTACCACTGGCAGGGCCTCGAGGGGCTTCCTGGTTGTTGATTACCTGAAGTCACACAAAAAGGGACAGGAATACCTTGAGGAGGTCAAAAACTCTGGGAAGGTGTATAATGCATTCAATCTTTTAACATTAGATCCTGAAGGGGGCTCATATCATGTTAATTTCTATAACAACAATGAAAAGACCATACATGAAATACCACCAGGGGTCCATGGCTTTGGGAACTGCCCACTTATAAAACCCTTCAAGAAAGTACAGAAGGGTGAAGTATTACTACAAAATCTGATTAATGATTATGGACAgaaagaatgtgaagaaaaacTAATTGATGAACTGTTTGAAATGATGCAGGACAAAAAGCCTTACTTCCCTGATCCACAGCTAAGTGAGCAAGGCAAAGGGCACCCTGAGCAGTTCATTAAGAGCCTGTCCAGTATTTGGGTCTGTTTTCCAGCTGGTAGCTATGGTAGCAGGACCACCACTATCATTCTAGTTGATCAGGAGAACCAGTTGGTGTATAGGGAACGCACTATGCAAGATCCAATAAATCCAAGCAGTCCACAGTGGAAGAGTAGCAACTTTGCATTTACCATAACTCCTAGTAACTCATAA
- the LOC127004483 gene encoding methanethiol oxidase-like isoform X3, with protein sequence MATKGPGYASPLMAMREGPREKIVWLPCIRTGSGKPDYLATVDVDPGSSTYCKVIHRLYLPYLDDEVHHTGWNTCSSCYDDPTKVRNRLVMPALGSSRVYIIDISSERHPKLFKILEPEVLKSNGVSHPHTTHCLPNGQVMISTLGDAQGKAKGSFITFDSFTFEHTGPWTSMDSDFGYDYWYQPTHDVLISTEWGCPSAFFKGFDPKDVSAGRYGTHLNVYSWSERRLLQRIDLGPEGVMPLEIRFLHNPLATEGFVGCALYANVFRFYRKPDGTYETQKVISIPPKKVTGWALPEMPGIMTDILISLDDRYLYFSNWAHGDIRQYDITDPEHPKLTGQIFLGGSIVKDGAVKVIHDVELQEQPSPVYIKGRRIEGSPQMLQLSLDGKRLYVTDSLFSPWDKQFYPDIVKKGSLMLQIDVDTVNGGLTLNPNFLVDFGKEPEGPALAHEIRYPGGDCTSDIWLPPGSTECPHNKALGRRWLSG encoded by the exons ATGGCTACCAAAG GACCTGGATATGCAAGTCCTCTCATGGCCATGAGGGAGGGCCCCCGGGAGAAGATTGTGTGGCTTCCATGCATTAGGACTGGTTCAGGGAAGCCAGACTATCTAGCTACGGTTGATGTTGATCCAGGGTCATCAACATACTGTAAG GTCATCCACCGATTGTATCTTCCTTACCTGGATGATGAAGTTCACCACACTGGCTGGAATACTTGTTCATCATGCTATGACGACCCCACGAAGGTCCGCAACAGACTCGTTATGCCTGCCCTGGGCTCCTCAAGAGTGTACATCATTGACATCTCTTCTGAACGACATCCAAAACTCTTCAAG ATATTAGAGCCTGAGGTCTTGAAGTCAAATGGTGTAAGCCATCCTCACACCACCCACTGCCTGCCCAATGGCCAAGTCATGATATCCACACTTGGGGATGCACAAGGCAAAGCCAAAGGATCCTTCATCACATTCGACTCCTTTACTTTTGAGCACACAG GTCCATGGACAAGTATGGATTCTGATTTTGGGTATGATTATTGGTATCAGCCTACACATGATGTTTTGATCTCCACTGAATGGGGCTGTCCTTCTGCATTCTTTAAGGGATTTGACCCCAAAGATGTTTCAGCTG GGAGGTATGGCACCCACCTCAATGTGTACTCCTGGTCTGAGCGACGTCTACTGCAGCGCATTGACCTTGGCCCAGAGGGTGTCATGCCACTGGAGATTCGCTTTCTGCATAACCCTCTAGCCACTGAGGGTTTTGTTGGCTGTGCTCTTTATGCCAATGTTTTCAG ATTTTACAGGAAGCCTGATGGGACCTATGAGACACAGAAGGTGATCAGTATACCTCCTAAGAAGGTAACAGGATGGGCCCTGCCAGAGATGCCAG gtaTTATGACAGACATTCTCATATCATTGGATGACCGATATTTGTACTTCAGCAACTGGGCACATGGAGATATTCGCCAGTATGATATTACTGACCCAGAACATCCAAAGTTAACGGGACAGATTTTCCTTGGAGGATCGATAGTAAAAGATGGTGCAGTAAAAGTAATTCATGATGTAGAATTACAG GAGCAGCCAAGTCCTGTGTACATCAAGGGAAGACGCATTGAAGGAAGTCCTCAGATGCTGCAGCTCTCACTTGATGGGAAAAGGCTCTATGTCACAGACTCACTGTTCTCTCCATGGGACAAACAGTTCTATCCAGATATTGTCAA GAAAGGGTCATTGATGCTGCAGATTGATGTTGATACTGTTAATGGTGGACTTACACTGAATCCCAACTTTTTGGTTGACTTTGGGAAGGAGCCAGAAGGGCCTGCTTTGGCTCATGAAATCAG GTACCCAGGTGGTGACTGCACATCAGACATCTGGTTGCCTCCAGGATCCACAGAATGCCCTCACAATAAGGCTCTG
- the LOC127004483 gene encoding methanethiol oxidase-like isoform X4 — translation MATKGPGYASPLMAMREGPREKIVWLPCIRTGSGKPDYLATVDVDPGSSTYCKVIHRLYLPYLDDEVHHTGWNTCSSCYDDPTKVRNRLVMPALGSSRVYIIDISSERHPKLFKILEPEVLKSNGVSHPHTTHCLPNGQVMISTLGDAQGKAKGSFITFDSFTFEHTGPWTSMDSDFGYDYWYQPTHDVLISTEWGCPSAFFKGFDPKDVSAGRYGTHLNVYSWSERRLLQRIDLGPEGVMPLEIRFLHNPLATEGFVGCALYANVFRFYRKPDGTYETQKVISIPPKKVTGWALPEMPGIMTDILISLDDRYLYFSNWAHGDIRQYDITDPEHPKLTGQIFLGGSIVKDGAVKVIHDVELQEQPSPVYIKGRRIEGSPQMLQLSLDGKRLYVTDSLFSPWDKQFYPDIVKKGSLMLQIDVDTVNGGLTLNPNFLVDFGKEPEGPALAHEIRYPGGDCTSDIWLPPGSTECPHNKAL, via the exons ATGGCTACCAAAG GACCTGGATATGCAAGTCCTCTCATGGCCATGAGGGAGGGCCCCCGGGAGAAGATTGTGTGGCTTCCATGCATTAGGACTGGTTCAGGGAAGCCAGACTATCTAGCTACGGTTGATGTTGATCCAGGGTCATCAACATACTGTAAG GTCATCCACCGATTGTATCTTCCTTACCTGGATGATGAAGTTCACCACACTGGCTGGAATACTTGTTCATCATGCTATGACGACCCCACGAAGGTCCGCAACAGACTCGTTATGCCTGCCCTGGGCTCCTCAAGAGTGTACATCATTGACATCTCTTCTGAACGACATCCAAAACTCTTCAAG ATATTAGAGCCTGAGGTCTTGAAGTCAAATGGTGTAAGCCATCCTCACACCACCCACTGCCTGCCCAATGGCCAAGTCATGATATCCACACTTGGGGATGCACAAGGCAAAGCCAAAGGATCCTTCATCACATTCGACTCCTTTACTTTTGAGCACACAG GTCCATGGACAAGTATGGATTCTGATTTTGGGTATGATTATTGGTATCAGCCTACACATGATGTTTTGATCTCCACTGAATGGGGCTGTCCTTCTGCATTCTTTAAGGGATTTGACCCCAAAGATGTTTCAGCTG GGAGGTATGGCACCCACCTCAATGTGTACTCCTGGTCTGAGCGACGTCTACTGCAGCGCATTGACCTTGGCCCAGAGGGTGTCATGCCACTGGAGATTCGCTTTCTGCATAACCCTCTAGCCACTGAGGGTTTTGTTGGCTGTGCTCTTTATGCCAATGTTTTCAG ATTTTACAGGAAGCCTGATGGGACCTATGAGACACAGAAGGTGATCAGTATACCTCCTAAGAAGGTAACAGGATGGGCCCTGCCAGAGATGCCAG gtaTTATGACAGACATTCTCATATCATTGGATGACCGATATTTGTACTTCAGCAACTGGGCACATGGAGATATTCGCCAGTATGATATTACTGACCCAGAACATCCAAAGTTAACGGGACAGATTTTCCTTGGAGGATCGATAGTAAAAGATGGTGCAGTAAAAGTAATTCATGATGTAGAATTACAG GAGCAGCCAAGTCCTGTGTACATCAAGGGAAGACGCATTGAAGGAAGTCCTCAGATGCTGCAGCTCTCACTTGATGGGAAAAGGCTCTATGTCACAGACTCACTGTTCTCTCCATGGGACAAACAGTTCTATCCAGATATTGTCAA GAAAGGGTCATTGATGCTGCAGATTGATGTTGATACTGTTAATGGTGGACTTACACTGAATCCCAACTTTTTGGTTGACTTTGGGAAGGAGCCAGAAGGGCCTGCTTTGGCTCATGAAATCAG GTACCCAGGTGGTGACTGCACATCAGACATCTGGTTGCCTCCAGGATCCACAGAATGCCCTCACAATAAGGCTCTG TGA
- the LOC127004483 gene encoding methanethiol oxidase-like isoform X1, with amino-acid sequence MATKGPGYASPLMAMREGPREKIVWLPCIRTGSGKPDYLATVDVDPGSSTYCKVIHRLYLPYLDDEVHHTGWNTCSSCYDDPTKVRNRLVMPALGSSRVYIIDISSERHPKLFKILEPEVLKSNGVSHPHTTHCLPNGQVMISTLGDAQGKAKGSFITFDSFTFEHTGPWTSMDSDFGYDYWYQPTHDVLISTEWGCPSAFFKGFDPKDVSAGRYGTHLNVYSWSERRLLQRIDLGPEGVMPLEIRFLHNPLATEGFVGCALYANVFRFYRKPDGTYETQKVISIPPKKVTGWALPEMPGIMTDILISLDDRYLYFSNWAHGDIRQYDITDPEHPKLTGQIFLGGSIVKDGAVKVIHDVELQEQPSPVYIKGRRIEGSPQMLQLSLDGKRLYVTDSLFSPWDKQFYPDIVKKGSLMLQIDVDTVNGGLTLNPNFLVDFGKEPEGPALAHEIRYPGGDCTSDIWLPPGSTECPHNKALIEGDGLDDAGTKKRERRSDHAV; translated from the exons ATGGCTACCAAAG GACCTGGATATGCAAGTCCTCTCATGGCCATGAGGGAGGGCCCCCGGGAGAAGATTGTGTGGCTTCCATGCATTAGGACTGGTTCAGGGAAGCCAGACTATCTAGCTACGGTTGATGTTGATCCAGGGTCATCAACATACTGTAAG GTCATCCACCGATTGTATCTTCCTTACCTGGATGATGAAGTTCACCACACTGGCTGGAATACTTGTTCATCATGCTATGACGACCCCACGAAGGTCCGCAACAGACTCGTTATGCCTGCCCTGGGCTCCTCAAGAGTGTACATCATTGACATCTCTTCTGAACGACATCCAAAACTCTTCAAG ATATTAGAGCCTGAGGTCTTGAAGTCAAATGGTGTAAGCCATCCTCACACCACCCACTGCCTGCCCAATGGCCAAGTCATGATATCCACACTTGGGGATGCACAAGGCAAAGCCAAAGGATCCTTCATCACATTCGACTCCTTTACTTTTGAGCACACAG GTCCATGGACAAGTATGGATTCTGATTTTGGGTATGATTATTGGTATCAGCCTACACATGATGTTTTGATCTCCACTGAATGGGGCTGTCCTTCTGCATTCTTTAAGGGATTTGACCCCAAAGATGTTTCAGCTG GGAGGTATGGCACCCACCTCAATGTGTACTCCTGGTCTGAGCGACGTCTACTGCAGCGCATTGACCTTGGCCCAGAGGGTGTCATGCCACTGGAGATTCGCTTTCTGCATAACCCTCTAGCCACTGAGGGTTTTGTTGGCTGTGCTCTTTATGCCAATGTTTTCAG ATTTTACAGGAAGCCTGATGGGACCTATGAGACACAGAAGGTGATCAGTATACCTCCTAAGAAGGTAACAGGATGGGCCCTGCCAGAGATGCCAG gtaTTATGACAGACATTCTCATATCATTGGATGACCGATATTTGTACTTCAGCAACTGGGCACATGGAGATATTCGCCAGTATGATATTACTGACCCAGAACATCCAAAGTTAACGGGACAGATTTTCCTTGGAGGATCGATAGTAAAAGATGGTGCAGTAAAAGTAATTCATGATGTAGAATTACAG GAGCAGCCAAGTCCTGTGTACATCAAGGGAAGACGCATTGAAGGAAGTCCTCAGATGCTGCAGCTCTCACTTGATGGGAAAAGGCTCTATGTCACAGACTCACTGTTCTCTCCATGGGACAAACAGTTCTATCCAGATATTGTCAA GAAAGGGTCATTGATGCTGCAGATTGATGTTGATACTGTTAATGGTGGACTTACACTGAATCCCAACTTTTTGGTTGACTTTGGGAAGGAGCCAGAAGGGCCTGCTTTGGCTCATGAAATCAG GTACCCAGGTGGTGACTGCACATCAGACATCTGGTTGCCTCCAGGATCCACAGAATGCCCTCACAATAAGGCTCTG
- the LOC127004483 gene encoding methanethiol oxidase-like isoform X2: MATKGPGYASPLMAMREGPREKIVWLPCIRTGSGKPDYLATVDVDPGSSTYCKVIHRLYLPYLDDEVHHTGWNTCSSCYDDPTKVRNRLVMPALGSSRVYIIDISSERHPKLFKILEPEVLKSNGVSHPHTTHCLPNGQVMISTLGDAQGKAKGSFITFDSFTFEHTGPWTSMDSDFGYDYWYQPTHDVLISTEWGCPSAFFKGFDPKDVSAGRYGTHLNVYSWSERRLLQRIDLGPEGVMPLEIRFLHNPLATEGFVGCALYANVFRFYRKPDGTYETQKVISIPPKKVTGWALPEMPGIMTDILISLDDRYLYFSNWAHGDIRQYDITDPEHPKLTGQIFLGGSIVKDGAVKVIHDVELQEQPSPVYIKGRRIEGSPQMLQLSLDGKRLYVTDSLFSPWDKQFYPDIVKKGSLMLQIDVDTVNGGLTLNPNFLVDFGKEPEGPALAHEIRYPGGDCTSDIWLPPGSTECPHNKALAPLMMSLMVNGSVKTE, from the exons ATGGCTACCAAAG GACCTGGATATGCAAGTCCTCTCATGGCCATGAGGGAGGGCCCCCGGGAGAAGATTGTGTGGCTTCCATGCATTAGGACTGGTTCAGGGAAGCCAGACTATCTAGCTACGGTTGATGTTGATCCAGGGTCATCAACATACTGTAAG GTCATCCACCGATTGTATCTTCCTTACCTGGATGATGAAGTTCACCACACTGGCTGGAATACTTGTTCATCATGCTATGACGACCCCACGAAGGTCCGCAACAGACTCGTTATGCCTGCCCTGGGCTCCTCAAGAGTGTACATCATTGACATCTCTTCTGAACGACATCCAAAACTCTTCAAG ATATTAGAGCCTGAGGTCTTGAAGTCAAATGGTGTAAGCCATCCTCACACCACCCACTGCCTGCCCAATGGCCAAGTCATGATATCCACACTTGGGGATGCACAAGGCAAAGCCAAAGGATCCTTCATCACATTCGACTCCTTTACTTTTGAGCACACAG GTCCATGGACAAGTATGGATTCTGATTTTGGGTATGATTATTGGTATCAGCCTACACATGATGTTTTGATCTCCACTGAATGGGGCTGTCCTTCTGCATTCTTTAAGGGATTTGACCCCAAAGATGTTTCAGCTG GGAGGTATGGCACCCACCTCAATGTGTACTCCTGGTCTGAGCGACGTCTACTGCAGCGCATTGACCTTGGCCCAGAGGGTGTCATGCCACTGGAGATTCGCTTTCTGCATAACCCTCTAGCCACTGAGGGTTTTGTTGGCTGTGCTCTTTATGCCAATGTTTTCAG ATTTTACAGGAAGCCTGATGGGACCTATGAGACACAGAAGGTGATCAGTATACCTCCTAAGAAGGTAACAGGATGGGCCCTGCCAGAGATGCCAG gtaTTATGACAGACATTCTCATATCATTGGATGACCGATATTTGTACTTCAGCAACTGGGCACATGGAGATATTCGCCAGTATGATATTACTGACCCAGAACATCCAAAGTTAACGGGACAGATTTTCCTTGGAGGATCGATAGTAAAAGATGGTGCAGTAAAAGTAATTCATGATGTAGAATTACAG GAGCAGCCAAGTCCTGTGTACATCAAGGGAAGACGCATTGAAGGAAGTCCTCAGATGCTGCAGCTCTCACTTGATGGGAAAAGGCTCTATGTCACAGACTCACTGTTCTCTCCATGGGACAAACAGTTCTATCCAGATATTGTCAA GAAAGGGTCATTGATGCTGCAGATTGATGTTGATACTGTTAATGGTGGACTTACACTGAATCCCAACTTTTTGGTTGACTTTGGGAAGGAGCCAGAAGGGCCTGCTTTGGCTCATGAAATCAG GTACCCAGGTGGTGACTGCACATCAGACATCTGGTTGCCTCCAGGATCCACAGAATGCCCTCACAATAAGGCTCTG